The Deltaproteobacteria bacterium genome segment ACCCCAGATCCAGAGCCTTTTCCTTGATGGTTCGCGTTAGGGACATTTTAAGTCTCCAGAATCCAGGAGACAAAAGTCAGAATTCAGAATGGAAAAACAGATTTTGCTTTTCTTCTGAATTCTGTCTCCTGACCCCGCTTGTAGCGGGGCTGTATTCTGTTTTTATGGTTTGAGCACGTAACGTTGCTGGGGCTTGGGTACATACCACTTATGCATATTATAGTCAATCCCCGCCGGGGCTGGCTTAATGCCTTGGAAACGAGCACTGATAATGGGCAGGGCATACGGAACGAAAAGAAAGGTGTAAGGTTGGTCTTCGGCCAGAATTTCTTGGATCCGATCGTAACAAGCTTTACGCACTTTGGAGTCGAAGGTGTACCGGCCTTTCTCCAACAAGGCATCTACCTCTTGGTTCTGGTAAGAGATGAAGTTCAATTCCTTCTCTCCCACCTTGCTGGAATGCCAAATGTCATAGATATCCGGGTCCTGCCCTAACGTCCACCCCAAGATAACCGCTTCAAAATTTTTCTTGTCTATGAAGTCATTGATGAATGCCGCCCATTCCACCGTGCGGATTTTCACTTTGATCCCGATCATCCCTAAACGCCTCTGAATAATCTCAGCACATTTGGCCCTTAATTCATTGCCCTGATTGGTCAGTATAGTGAACTCAAAAGGTTTTCCATCTCGCTTTAACAGGCCATTTTTCCCTGAATCTTTCCAGCCGGCGTCCGCGAGCAATTTCTTGGCTTTTTCTACATCGTATGGATATTTCCGTACCTTAGGATTATACCATTGCGTATCGGGCTTATACGGACCCGTGGCGGTCAACCCCAACCCGAGAAGAACCCCGGCGATGATTTCTTCCTTATCGATGGCGTAGGTAATGGCTTGCCGTACGCGCCGATCCTGGAACTTCCAGTCTTTTAGGTTGTAACCCAAATAGGTGTAAGCGAAAGCCAGGAACTTATACTGGCGGAAATCCCGGCGCATCTGGTAAGTATCGGTTTGGCGCTTATACTGCAAGGGCGTGAGGCCCATATAGTCGAGACCACCCGCCTTTAATTCCAAAAACATAGTAGCCGGGTCGGGGATGATCCGGTAGATAAACCCGTCAATGTAAGGGTGGCCTTCAAAGTAATTGGGATTGGCCTGGAGGACGATCTTCTCACCGGTCTTCCATTCCTTAAAAAGGTACGGACCCATTCCGATGGGTTTGCGGCTGAATGGCGTAGTATTGATGTCCTTTCCCTCCAGCAGATGCCGGGGCAGAACAACCAGGGACCCCCAACTGGATAACCCCGGGGCAAAGGGTCGTTTATAGGTAACTCGGAAGGTGTAGTGATCGACGACCTGGGCCTCTTTAACTTCCTTAAAATCCCCGGCGTAGGCTGTGCGCGTATTCGGGTTGATAATGGTCCTAAAGCCGAACAGCACATCATCGGCCGTGAATTCTATCCCGTCCTGCCACTTCACCCCCTGGCGCAATTTAAAGGTAATGGTCAACCCGTCCTTGGAGACTTCCCAGGATTCAGCCAGGTCACCTACCAGGTTCAGGTCTTGGTCGTATTTCACCAGGCCGTTGAAGATCAATCCGGAGATACCATGAGAGGCAGAGTCCGAGGCCAGCATGGGGATGAGGTTACTGGCGTCGCCGATGGACCCCTGGATCAGGAGGTCCCCATAGGCCGGGTGCCCTGAATCGGCAAGGCCCTGCTCGCCCCCCGGGTGCAAAGGTCTCTCTTCCGACTTGTCGCACCCCACGGAAAGCACAGTGGATAAAAGGAAAAGGGATATACCAATGAGGAGAGCCCATTTTGAATGGCCGATTTTTCTCCCTCCCCATCTCTCCATTTCCTTATCCCCCCCTTCCTATTCTTTAAAAACGGTAACGCAACCCTGCCTCATTTTCAAGTTAAAAAACCTTGAAAAAAAAGAAATTATTTGATAGAAAAAGAGAATCATTCTATTAACCCAAAGCGGAGCTTCCCTTGCTGGAAGAGATTCCCAGAAAAATTAAGATCATCGTCAACCCCAAAGCCGGCGGGGGGAAAGGGCGAAAAATGTTTCCTTTGCTCCGCCAAAAGCTATTGGATCGAAAAATCTCCTTTCATCTTCAGTTCTCGGAGAGCGCTGAACATATAACCCACTTAGCCCGCCAGGCCCAGGGGGAAGGTTACAATTTGATCATATCTTGCGGAGGCGATGGCACGGCTCACCATGCCCTTCAGGCCATGGTCGGGAGCCGAGGGGTCATGGGCTTTATTCCCCTGGGAACAGGAAACGATTTCCCGGGAAACCTGGGCATCGGGGAAAATCTGGATTTTGCTTGCGACCTCCTTCTAAAAGGCAAGGTTCGCAAGATGGACGTGATCCAGGTCAATTCCGGGCCTTATATGGCCGGAGTGGGTGGCGTGGGTTTTGACTCCGAAGTGAAGGCTATCGCCAACAAACTCAGCCGTTTCTTAAGCGGAAAAGCTGCCTACGTCCTCCCGGTGCTTTTAAAGACCATTACCTATCGGCCCAAAGAAATATCCCTGCGCCTGGATAATGAAAATCTACAAGGTCCGATATTAATGGTGGCCTTCGGGAATATTAAAAGTTACGGCAAGGGCATGCAAATTACTCCCCTCGCCGAACCAGACGATGGACTTTTGGACGTCTGTTGGATTGATCCGGTCAAAACATTCCGTCTCTATCGCTTTTTTCCCACTGTCTTTGCCGGGGAACACATAGCCATGCCCGAAGTCCATTATTACCGCTCTTCGATCGCCCGGGTGGAATCTTTGGTTCCGCTGGACCTGTATGGAGACGGCGAATTGCTCGGCCAGACGCCTTTTACCCTGCGCGTCCTTCCCCAGGCTCTGCGAGTACTTGTCCCATGAATTCCTTCCGTCCTACCTACACTGTTTCTCAGTTGACGCTGGAGATTAAAACGCTCTTAGAGCACAATTTTGAGTACCTTTGGCTGGAAGGAGAAATTTCTAATCTTCGTCTTCCCAGCTCGGGTCATCTTTACTTTACTTTGAAAGACGAGTTCTCCCAGATTCGGGGGGTGATGTTTAAGTTACAAAACCGGATTCTAAAATTCGATCCAGTCGACGGTTTACAGGTATTATGTTACGGGCGACTTTCGGTCTATGAGCCCCGGGGTGAATATCAAATTATCGTGGATTACATGGAACCCAAGGGCCGGGGAGCACTACAGTTGGCCTTCGAGCAATTGAAGGAGAAACTATCTAACGAAGGCCTCTTCGACCCAGGGCATAAAAAGCCCTTGCCCCATCTCCCCCGGAAAATTGGCATCGTAACCTCTCCCACGGGCGCGGCGATTCGGGACATTCTCCAGATCATCGATCGTCGCTTTGCTAACGTGGCCATCCTGCTCTATCCTGTTCGAGTGCAGGGTCCAGGAGCTGCTCAAGAGATTGCCCAAGCCATCACCGAACTCAGCCAGTGGCCGCAAATCGATGTCATCATCGTTGGGCGGGGGGGAGGTTCCTTAGAAGACCTGTGGGCCTTCAACGAGGAGGTCGTCGCTCGGGCCATCTTCCATTCCCGGGTTCCCATCATATCGGCCGTTGGCCATGAAATTGATTTTACGCTTGCTGATTTTGTTGCCGACCTGCGCGCTCCAACCCCTTCAGCAGCGGCTGAGCTCGTGGTCCGGAATAAAGTTGAAATCGTCCAATCTCTGGAAAATTTAAGGGGTCGCCTGGCCCATGCCGGTCGGGTCTTTGCGGAGTCAAAACGGGAACGGCTCCAATCCCTTCTTCACCGTTTGGCTGACCCGAGAAAAAAACTTGCTGATCAACGGCTGCGTCTGGATGACTTTTTCTTCCGGCTCGCCAGCACCATCCACCGGAATCTATCCCAAAAAAACGATCTGCGCAGGCTGAAGGTGGAGACCCTCCTTCTCCTCCATCCGGGACGGCGGGTCGTAGAATATTCTCACCGCCTTAGTCAATTATTCCGGCAGCTGACCATGGCCCAACAGGTTGCCATGCGCCTGTTTCGCCAGAAGACGCAGGGATGGGTGGGAAAGCTTCAGACCTTGAGTCCCCTGGCGATTTTGGCAAGAGGGTATAGTATTGCTTCGCTCCTTCCCTCCCATGAGATCATCCGCCAGGCCTCGAGTGTAAAGGTAAATGATCAAGTGGAAGTAAAAGTTCATCGAGGAGAATTCATCGCCAGGGTGGAAGAAGTGAAAGAAAAGCAGGAAGACGAACAACCATCCACAAAGACGAACAACCATCCTTGACGCTTGGGTCGAGAGGTGTATAATAATTGCAGTAAAAGGGTTCCAGTATTTTGGGGGGAGAAGTGGCGGAACAGAAATTCGAGGATGCTTTCCAGAAATTAGAAGCGATTGTCAAGAAACTCGAGGAGGGGAATCTCAGCCTGGAAGAGTCCCTTAAAGCTTTCGAGGAAGGTGTACGCCTATCCCGCTTTTGTTCCAAAAAGTTGGATGAGGCCGAGAAGAAGGTGGAAATTCTTCTGAAAGACAGTAACGGACGCCTCGTTCCTAAACCCTTCTCCTTGGATGCAGAAGAGGATTGATTTGAACCTGCAGAAATACATCCAGCGCCGGCGGCGGATGATCGATAGAGCTTTGGAGCGTTGGGTTCCCGGCGAGCATGAGTTTCCCCCTCAGATCCACCAAGCCATGCGCTACAGCCTCTTTGCCGGAGGAAAACGGATCCGTCCCATCCTGACGTTAGCTGCGGCCGAGGCTGTTGGCGGGCGGGCGGCGGATGCGCTTCCTTTAGCCTGCTCCCTGGAGCTCATCCACACCTACTCCTTGATCCATGATGACCTCCCGGCCATGGATAACGACGACCTACGCCGGGGGAAACCCACCAGCCACAAAATTTTTGGAGAGGCTTTGGCCATTCTAACCGGGGATGCACTGCTGAGCGAGGCCTTTCATCTTATGTCCCGGCCTGACCTGATGAAGAAAGTTTCTTCTCATCGACGTTTACGGGCGATAAGCCAAGTTGCCCGGGCAGTCGGCTCGCTGGGAATGGTTGGCGGGCAGGCCATGGATATTATTTCCCAGGGAAAAGGGATGGAAAAGCACCTCCTGGAATACATCCACAGCCACAAGACCGGTGCTCTGATTGCTGCTGCCATGAGTGCCGGGGCCATCGTTGGCGGGGCTTCAACCCGAGAATACAGGGCTTTGAACGGTTACGGAGAAAAACTTGGGTTAGCGTTTCAGATCATCGATGATCTCCTCGATGTTCACGGAGAGGTACGGAAGCTCGGCAAGGCCGTCCGCAAGGATCAAATTCAAAAAAAGGCTACCTACCCAACATTCTTCGGAGTCAGCGATTCTCGCCGCCAGGCTGATTGCTTGGTGCAAGAAGCCCTCGCCTACCTAAAACCCCTCAACTGGCGCGCCAACCCTTTACGAGAAATCGCCCAATTCATCTTAACGAGATCGAACTAAATGGGACGCTTGTTGCAATTGATCGATAGCCCAGCGGACCTACGTAAAATGCGTATAGCGGACCTTCCTCTGCTTGCCCAGGAAATTCGGGAGGAAATCATCAGCACGGTTTCCAAAATTGGCGGGCATTTGGCTTCCAGCCTGGGGGTGGTCGAGTTGACCCTGGCCCTTCATTATGTTTTCGATACTCCGCAGGATCGCCTGATTTGGGACGTTGGCCATCAAACTTACGCCCACAAGCTTATTACGGGCCGGCGGGAAACCTTTTCTACCTTGCGCCAGTGCGGGGGAATTAGTGGGTTTCCCCGCCGGGAAGAAAGCCATTATGACGCTTTCGGAACAGGGCACTCGGGTACCTCCATCTCGGCGGCTCTGGGAATGGCCCAGGCCCGTTGTTTGCGGGGAGAAGGCCATAAGGTGATCGCTGTTATCGGCGATGGGTCCATGACCGCTGGCTTAGCCTTCGAGGGTTTAAACCAAGCTGGAGCCATGGATAAGGATTTAATCGTTATCCTCAACGATAACGAACTGTCTATTTCGCCCAACGTCGGTGCTCTCTCCTCCTACCTGAACCGCTTGATGACGGGTCAATTCGCTACTCGTTTCCGGGACGAGATTAAAGGCTTCCTCAAACATCTTCCCGGAATTGGCGATCCAGCTCTGAAATGGGCGAAATACGCCGAAGAATCCCTCAAGGGATTCTTCCTTCCGGGATTACTTTTTGAGGAACTCGGCTTTAAGTACGTTGGCCCTTTGCCCGGCCACAAGATCGAGGCACTGATTGAAAACTTTCGCAACATCAAGAAACTTCATGGCCCTATCCTTGTCCATGTCCTCACGACCAAAGGGAAGGGATATCCTCCGGCAGAAAAAGACCCTGTAACTTTCCATGGGGTCGGACCTTTCCAGGCTGAATCAGGAGAGATCATCCAGCCCAAACCAGGATCTCTTTCCTATACCCAAGTCTTTGGGCAAACTATGGTAAAGCTGGCCAGGGAGAATCCCCGATTGGTCGGCATAACGGCCGCTATGCCCCAGGGAACGGGTCTGGATGCCTTTGCAGCGGAATTTCCCGAACGGTTTTACGATGTGGGCATTGCCGAGCAACACGGGATTACCTTTGCCGCGGGTTTGGCGGCCGAAGGGTTCATCCCGGTGGTGGCCATTTATTCAACTTTCCTGCAGCGGGCCTACGACCAAATCCTGCACGACGTCTGCTTGCAGAAGCTTCCCGTGGTCCTGGCCATGGACCGTGGCGGCATTGTCGGTTCCGATGGACCGACGCATCACGGTCTTTTTGACTTTTCTTTTCTGCGCCATATTCCGCATCTCATCGTCATGGCCCCCAAGGATGAAAATGAGCTCCAGCATATGCTCAAAACAGCTGTCAATTGCGGCCATCCAGTCTCCTTGCGTTATCCCCGGGGAAACGGCTGGGGGGGTTACTTGGATCCAGAAATGAAAGAATTGCCTATCGGCAAGGCGGAAGTGCTGGAGCAGGGGAAAGATGTTGTCATCCTGGCCGTCGGTTCTACCGTTCGGCCTGCTTTGGAGGCGGCTTCTCAGCTTCACAACCACGGCATGGAAGCCACGGTGGTCAATGGCCGATTCATCAAGCCCCTGGATGGAGAATTAATCTGTTCCCTGGCTGCGGAGTCCAAGCGGATGATTACGGTCGAAGAGAATGCGCTCCAAGGAGGATTCGGCAGCGCCGTCCTGGAGCTCTTGGAAGAAAGAGGTCTCGTTGGGGTTCAAGTCAAACGCTTGGGCATCCCAGACATCTTCGTAGAACATGGAACCCAGGAGGCCCTGCGGCATAAATACTGCCTCGATGCTGAAGGGATTTACCGGGCCGTAGAAGCGTTCTTTTAACCTTTGGAGAGTTTTGACCAATTCAAATCTCCGACTTATATATATTCCCAATGATCCCCTGCAAATTTACAGGACGGCGGCCTCCCTGGCAGCGCGGGCGAGGGGGATGGCAAAGTCATCCGGAGTAAGCATGGGGGTTTGAACTTTTTTGCCCTGTAGCACTTCTTGTACGATGCGGAAAATTTTTCCTTCATCTTGAGCCTCCACCCCCTGGAGGTTTCTCTCAATTTCTTCCAGCACCATGCTTGGCTGGATAAAAAAATCTCCGCAGAGCATTACCTGATGAATTTTATTATCGGGGTCAACCGATACATGGGCGATAATCAACTTGCGGGCTTTGTGCCGAAACTTCCCTTGCTTATATTCCGGCGGAAGCCCTGCAAATTTCTGCTCACTGGATCTTCTGTATATCCATTCTTTCGAGGTATAGAAAGGCTTAAGTTCCTCGAAGACATTTCTCTCTTCCGGTGTAATTTCCCCTTTGGTCACTCGGACCTTCAAGACGCGCTCCACGTTATGGCGTACGGCCTCGCGAAATTCTTCCCACGAAGGCATGCGCCCGGTTAATTTCTCTACGCTGGTTACGTAATCACCGATTTGGGTAACGGGTTTGTCGGCAAATTTTTCCGGTGGGATCTTCAAAACTTTTAAAGCCATGTCCACCCGCGGGGTTCCGATGTTCATAAAGCTTCCCAGGTACAGGGTGTTATGAACCAGAGCCGTTCCCAGCCCGGAAATTTTCGTCTGCCCGATTTGGACATCCCCGATGTGCCGGTACCAGGCTTCCGCGGCTCCCAAGCTTCGCAGCGTGCCGGTGACCACTTCCCCTTGCCAAACCTTGGCCGCTTCTTCCAGGTTTTCGAACCATTCGCGATCCAAGAGGGCGACTGCGAAGCGGGTCTGGTCATCATAAAAAAGACACCCCCCTCCGCCCACCCTGCGGGCCATGTCCACTCCCAAGTTCTGGCACTCCTGAATATCCAATTCTTCATCGATATCCTGAAACTCTCCCATTTGGACGCAGGGTCTCTGCACCAGGAAGACTAAAATCGTGTTTTGGGCTTTCTCACCATGCCGATTCCTGACCTCGATGATCGCCCGCCGCAAAGGCTCATGCTCAGCCAGGTTGTTTTAGGTCACTTCCAGCAGGCGCAATTCATCCATATTCAACCCTTTACCGGTTCATCAGGCTCGGAAGCCAGAGAGCGATTTGGGGAAAAATGATGACGATCACCAGTCCAATCCCTTGAAGGATCACAAAAGGTACGATGGATCGATAGATATCCGTCATGGTTACGCCGGGAGGGGCAATGGCCTTCATGTAAAAAAGGTTAAACCCAAAGGGAGGGGTCAGGTAGCCCATCTCCATGTTCATGATAAAGAGAACACCGAACCACAGAGGGTCGAAGCCGAGGGCCTTGATGACCGGTACAAAAACCGGGGTGCAGATCATGATGATCCCCGCCGGGTCCAGGATGCATCCCAGGATAAAAAAGACAATTTGCATGGTGAACAGGATGGCATAGCGCCCTCCGGGGATGGATAATAATAAGTGCTCCATCAATTCGTGGGCCCCCGTACCCGTGTAAACCGAGGTGAAGCAGTACGCCCCGATGAGAATCCAGATGATCATGGCCGTGAGGCTGGCCGTCCGGAAGCAGGACTCTTTGAACATCTGCCAGTTCAGCTTGCGGTAAACTGCCGCCGAGATGATCGCACCGAGGCAACCCAAAGCTGCTGCCTCGGTAGCCGTGCAGACCCCCGCGTAAATGGACCCCAAGACCATCAGGATGATCATGATGGGCAGAACCACCGCCCTCAGGGAGGTGAATTTCTCTTCCCATGTGGCCCTCTCCTCCTTTGGAAGAGCAGGACCGAGAGCGGGCTGCAAGAAACAGCGGATGCCAATGTAAAGGATGAATATCAGGGTAAGGAGAAGGCCTGGGAGAATACCTCCGGCGAACAATCCGCCGATCGATTCCCCGGTTAGGGTGGCATAGATAATCATGGGCACGCTGGGGGGAATGAGGATCCCCAGCGCTCCTCCACCGCAAATGCATCCCATGGCCATAATTTTATCGTATTTGCGTTTGAGCATTGCCGGAAGGGCAATGAGGCCCATGGATACGGTCGCCGTGGCGCTGACACCGGACATGGCTGCGAAAATGGCGCAAATCAGCACCGTGCCCATGGCCAACCCTCCTCGCACAGGCCCCATCCAGCGGTGCATCATGGCGTAAAGATCATCGGCCACTCCGGCCCGCTCCAGAATCATGGCCATGAAAATGAAAAGGGGGATGGCCAGGAGAGAAAATTTACCCATCGCGCCGTAGGTCTGGGCGGCGGCGACAAAGAGACCTTTGGGGCCCCAGAGGAAATAGCAGCCCACTACGCCCACTCCGCCCAGGACGAAAGCCAGCGGAAGCCCCAGGGCGAGGAAGAGAATGAGGGAGCCGAAGAGGAGGAGGGTAATGACCTCGATACTCATGCCTCTTCCTCCTTTCCCGTAATAGCTAAAGTGAGATCCCTGATGAATTTGGCCAGACCCTGCAGCAGGATTAGGAGCGCCCCTAGGGGGATCATCATTTTGATGGGGTAGACTGGAGGCGCAAAAACTGTGGGCTCGGTTTCCAGGACCTTGAAGGAGTCCCAGGCCATTCCCCCACCCTTCCAAAGAAGCAAGCCGCAGAAGTAAAAGAAAAGTAACCAGGTGAACAGATCAATGATCGCCCTTGTCCGGGGCCGGAAGCGCCCGTAGAGGATTTCGACGTTCACATGTCCCCCCCGCCGGAGGACGTACGCCCCCAGCAGGATCACATAGGCACCGTATATCATCTGGGCAATCTCGTGGGCCCAGATGGTCGGGCTATTGAACAAGTAGCGGGCAAAGATCTCGAAGAGGATGACAACAACCAGGAAAATAATTAAAAAACTTATCGCTTTCCCCGATTGTTCGCTGATCCGGTCGATGGTTTTGAGGAATCCTTTCATCGCTCCCAAAGCCTCCTTGGAATCAGTGGGGGAGACTTTCCCCACCGGTGCCTGAACTCAATCGAGGTAATCCAGCTTACGGAGGAAATCTTTCAGCATGCCGACGGCCTTAGCCGCGCCGGGATCTTTGGCCGCCACCGTATCCCACTGTTTCACGGCTACTTTCATCATTTTTTTCTGGTCTTCGGGGGGGAGGGTGGAGACAGTAACCTTGAAATTCTTCTTCATGGTTTCCAGGGCGTTTATCTCGTCCATGATGTATTCATGGGTCCGGTGCCAGACGCGCTCCTTGAGGGCTAAATCGAGGGTCACCTGCAAGTCTTTCGGCAGAGCATTGAAGGCATCTTTATTGATGATGATAACATCTGTGCCGGACATGGCCAAGTTAGGCTGGATGTAGTATTTAGCTACCTCGCAGAATTTCATCGTCAGCGCCCCACCGGCCGCTCCCCAGTGAGCCCCCTCGACCACTCCTGTTTGCAGGGCTAAATAAAGCTCCTCTCCGGGTATTAAGCTAGGTGCCGCGCCCAATTCTTTCAACATGGTTGCGATAGCTCCGGATGAACGGATTTTGTACCCTTTAAAATCCTCAATTTTCCGGATGGGCTTTTTCCCGATCATTGCCGTGGGGTAAATCTTCTCCGTGTAATAGAGGATGTTATGTTTGGCATGAGCCTCCTTCAGCATATCTTCAAAACCGAGAACATAATGAAAATATAACCCTTCCCATGGTTCCCGGAAGGTCATCGGGCAATTTCCTGACACCGCCGCCAGAGGAATGATGGTCATCCAGTAGGCTGGACTTCCCGTTCCGCCATCCACGGTACCTTGCCGGCAAGAATCGAATAGCTCTTTGGTAGGGACAAGGGCAGCCGCGGGATAGAGAGTAATTTGCAACCGCCCATCGGTGAGTTTGGTCAGTTTCTGGTCGAAGAAATCTTTTAGGGGTTTAAAGGAAGCGCTACCCGCTGGCCAGTGAGACTGGAACCTCCATTTAATCACCTTTCCGGTTGCCGGTTGCTGGGCGAATGCAGCCGTTGCGACGAAGATTGTTAAAAACCCGATTAGAATTAGGCTAATTAATCTTTTTTGCATTTCACACCTCCGATTTTTCCAGCCATGTCGATGCCTGGTTTGTTTTATTATCGCTTGCCGCTGCATTAAGTCATAAATTTGATTCTTTGTCAAGAATGGCACTTCTTTCTGTGGCAATTCTTTCTCTTTTCTGGCGCGAGGCTTCATAAATCACCAGTCCCGCGGCCATGGCTACATTCAAGGAGTCGACGCCTGGAGCCATAGGGATGGTGAACAATCCATCGGCCTCTTCCAGCAAATTTTGAGACAATCCTGCACCTTCCTGACCGAAAAGGACGGCAGTCGGCTGAGAGAAATCAATCTCCCAAAAGGATCGCCCCCCTTGAACCGTTGTGGCCCAAAGTCGATAGCCTTGGGAACGCAATTTTTTCAGGCAATCCTCCATTTCTTGATCTTGCAGAAAAGGTACCCGAAAAAGGCTACCCATGGAGGCTCGCACTACCTTGGGGTTGTAAGGGTCAATCATGTCCTGGCTTAAAATCACGCCGGCAGCCGCACCGGCTTCTGCCACCCGGAAAATCGTCCCCAGGTTCCCCGGGTCTTGGAGCCCGGATAAAAGGAGAATGATTCCATCCCTCTTGTAGATTTCTTCCCAGCTTCTTTCCTTCATCTCCAAGACGGCTAAAATTCCCTGATGGCTTTGGGTATCGCAGATCCTTTCCATCACTTCATCGCTGACGTAGAGCCACTCTGCATCTTGGATTTTTTTTCGGGCGGCAGAGAGTAATGCGGCTCCCCGCGCTTTATCTTCCAGCCGGGGGCTGTAGACTATCTTGCGGAACTGCCCAGGGTGTTGTAAGGCCTCTTCCACCAAGCGCATCCCTTCGATGAAGTATTCTCCGCGAGCATGACGGTGTTGGGCCTGCTTGAGCAGACAAATCTCTTTAACCTTGGGGTTTCCTTTTGAAGTGATCATCTTCCTAATGCGGAGTTCGGAATGGTGAATGCGGAATGAACTTGGCAATGGAAATTCCGCATTCCGCACTCGGCATTCCGCATTTAGCAAGGAGTTTACTCTTCCAACAATTCTACATTCCAGTAAGAAGCATCCACCATGAAATCCAAGAAGGGAACCCATTCTTTGCGCATGACTTCTTGAAGGGATACGTTGAGAGGCGGCGTCCAAGCGGGTCTCCTGGGCTGCGAGATCAGCTTCATCCGGGCTTGTTCCGGGGTCTTTCCGCCCTTCTTCCGGTTGCATTGATGACAGCTGCAGACCACGTTCCCCCAGATAGATGTTCCACCCTGGGAGCGCGGGATGATATGATCGAGGTTGAGATCGAGGCGGGGGAATTTTTTTCCGCAATACTGACAGGTGTTTTTATCCCGGGCAAAAATATTGTAGCGGCTGAACCGGACGCGGCGTTTGGGGACCCGATCGTAAGCGATGAGCAGAATCACCCGGGGGACCTTGATGACTCGATCCACCAGCCCGATGGTTTCATCATTCCGCTCGATGCTTAGCTGATGCCAGCTCTCGTAGTCGAAGGTTTCGTACCGAGAATTTACGGCTTTGGCGATACCGGCATAAAGCAGACAGAAGGCGCGGCGAACCGTGG includes the following:
- a CDS encoding TRAP transporter small permease subunit, with product MKGFLKTIDRISEQSGKAISFLIIFLVVVILFEIFARYLFNSPTIWAHEIAQMIYGAYVILLGAYVLRRGGHVNVEILYGRFRPRTRAIIDLFTWLLFFYFCGLLLWKGGGMAWDSFKVLETEPTVFAPPVYPIKMMIPLGALLILLQGLAKFIRDLTLAITGKEEEA
- a CDS encoding HNH endonuclease; the protein is MIHSNVLVLNKSFLPVQITTVRRAFCLLYAGIAKAVNSRYETFDYESWHQLSIERNDETIGLVDRVIKVPRVILLIAYDRVPKRRVRFSRYNIFARDKNTCQYCGKKFPRLDLNLDHIIPRSQGGTSIWGNVVCSCHQCNRKKGGKTPEQARMKLISQPRRPAWTPPLNVSLQEVMRKEWVPFLDFMVDASYWNVELLEE
- a CDS encoding RNA methyltransferase — protein: MITSKGNPKVKEICLLKQAQHRHARGEYFIEGMRLVEEALQHPGQFRKIVYSPRLEDKARGAALLSAARKKIQDAEWLYVSDEVMERICDTQSHQGILAVLEMKERSWEEIYKRDGIILLLSGLQDPGNLGTIFRVAEAGAAAGVILSQDMIDPYNPKVVRASMGSLFRVPFLQDQEMEDCLKKLRSQGYRLWATTVQGGRSFWEIDFSQPTAVLFGQEGAGLSQNLLEEADGLFTIPMAPGVDSLNVAMAAGLVIYEASRQKRERIATERSAILDKESNL
- a CDS encoding TRAP transporter large permease subunit; its protein translation is MSIEVITLLLFGSLILFLALGLPLAFVLGGVGVVGCYFLWGPKGLFVAAAQTYGAMGKFSLLAIPLFIFMAMILERAGVADDLYAMMHRWMGPVRGGLAMGTVLICAIFAAMSGVSATATVSMGLIALPAMLKRKYDKIMAMGCICGGGALGILIPPSVPMIIYATLTGESIGGLFAGGILPGLLLTLIFILYIGIRCFLQPALGPALPKEERATWEEKFTSLRAVVLPIMIILMVLGSIYAGVCTATEAAALGCLGAIISAAVYRKLNWQMFKESCFRTASLTAMIIWILIGAYCFTSVYTGTGAHELMEHLLLSIPGGRYAILFTMQIVFFILGCILDPAGIIMICTPVFVPVIKALGFDPLWFGVLFIMNMEMGYLTPPFGFNLFYMKAIAPPGVTMTDIYRSIVPFVILQGIGLVIVIIFPQIALWLPSLMNR
- the dctP gene encoding TRAP transporter substrate-binding protein DctP, yielding MQKRLISLILIGFLTIFVATAAFAQQPATGKVIKWRFQSHWPAGSASFKPLKDFFDQKLTKLTDGRLQITLYPAAALVPTKELFDSCRQGTVDGGTGSPAYWMTIIPLAAVSGNCPMTFREPWEGLYFHYVLGFEDMLKEAHAKHNILYYTEKIYPTAMIGKKPIRKIEDFKGYKIRSSGAIATMLKELGAAPSLIPGEELYLALQTGVVEGAHWGAAGGALTMKFCEVAKYYIQPNLAMSGTDVIIINKDAFNALPKDLQVTLDLALKERVWHRTHEYIMDEINALETMKKNFKVTVSTLPPEDQKKMMKVAVKQWDTVAAKDPGAAKAVGMLKDFLRKLDYLD